The following coding sequences lie in one Lolium perenne isolate Kyuss_39 chromosome 2, Kyuss_2.0, whole genome shotgun sequence genomic window:
- the LOC127332064 gene encoding 15-cis-phytoene desaturase, chloroplastic/chromoplastic, whose protein sequence is MRLHAAHLLVPAPPTPRRHAVLRFTVSASVNANPADATRKQAVIVGGGLAGLAAATHLAALSVPFTLLEASDRLGGRVATDEVDGYLLDRGFQIFLTAYPECQRLLDYPALRLQPFFPGALVYLGGDSPSFHMLADPFRYPVRSLSSLLSPVGSLPDKLLVGLTRLRAAATPDDAILSAPETTTATHLEKLGFSPSIVDRFLRPFLAGIFFDPALDTSSRLFELVFKRLALGDNALPEAGIGAIASQLANRLPAGSVRLNARATTLDPSSGAVTLTTGETVSAALGVIVAVEQPEAEKLLPQQLPTRPPAAERSTVCIYFSADRAAVQEPVLLLNGSGEGIVNNMFFATSVAPSYAPAGKVLVSVSLVGSFAGREDAELAGEAVRELGGWFGPEEVAQWVHLRTYRIGFAQPDQTPPTAPAGREPRVGDGVYVCGDHWCSATFDGAMVSGRRAAEALAQDNGIIS, encoded by the coding sequence ATGCGCCTCCACGCCGCCCACCTCCTCGTGCCCGCGCCGCCCACGCCCCGCCGCCATGCCGTCCTCCGCTTCACCGTCTCCGCATCGGTGAACGCGAACCCGGCCGACGCCACCCGCAAGCAGGCCGTCATCGTCGGCGGCGGGCTCGCGGGCCTCGCCGCGGCGACCCACCTGGCTGCCCTCTCCGTGCCCTTCACTCTTCTCGAGGCCTCCGACCGCCTGGGCGGCCGCGTCGCCACGGACGAGGTCGACGGCTACCTGCTCGACCGGGGCTTCCAGATCTTCCTCACCGCCTACCCGGAGTGCCAGCGCCTGCTCGACTAcccggcgctgcgcctccagccctTCTTCCCCGGCGCGCTCGTCTACCTCGGCGGCGACTCTCCCTCGTTCCACATGCTCGCCGACCCCTTCCGCTaccccgtccgctccctctccTCGCTCCTCTCCCCGGTCGGCTCCCTCCCCGACAAGCTCCTCGTCGGCCTCACCCGCCTCCGCGCGGCCGCCACCCCGGACGACGCCATCCTCTCCGCTCCCGAGACCACCACCGCGACGCACCTGGAGAAACTCGGCTTCTCGCCGTCCATCGTGGACCGCTTCCTGCGCCCGTTCCTCGCGGGCATATTCTTCGACCCGGCGCTCGAcacctcctcccgcctcttcgaGCTCGTCTTCAAGCGCCTCGCCCTCGGCGACAACGCGCTGCCGGAGGCCGGCATCGGCGCCATCGCCTCACAACTCGCCAACCGCCTCCCCGCGGGCTCCGTCCGCCTCAACGCACGCGCCACCACCCTCGACCCGTCCTCCGGCGCCGTAACACTTACCACCGGCGAGACCGTCTCCGCGGCGCTCGGCGTCATCGTGGCCGTCGAGCAGCCGGAGGCCGAGAAGCTCCTGCCGCAGCAGCTACCAACGAGACCCCCCGCCGCCGAGAGGAGCACCGTGTGCATCTACTTCTCCGCGGACCGCGCGGCGGTGCAGGAGCCCGTGCTGCTCCTCAACGGGTCGGGCGAGGGGATCGTGAACAACATGTTCTTCGCGACCAGCGTGGCGCCGTCgtacgcgccggcggggaaggtgCTGGTGTCCGTGTCGCTGGTGGGCTCCTTCGCCGGCCGGGAGGACGCGGAGCTGGCCGGCGAGGCCGTCCGGGAGCTCGGCGGCTGGTTCGGGCCGGAGGAGGTTGCGCAGTGGGTGCACCTCAGGACGTACCGCATCGGGTTCGCGCAGCCGGACCAGACGCCGCCCACGGCGCCGGCGGGGCGGGAACCCAGGGTCGGCGACGGCGTGTACGTGTGCGGGGATCACTGGTGTTCGGCCACGTTCGACGGCGCAATGGTGTCCGGGAGGAGGGCGGCCGAGGCTCTAGCCCAGGACAATGGGATTATCTCCTAG